From a region of the Triticum aestivum cultivar Chinese Spring chromosome 7D, IWGSC CS RefSeq v2.1, whole genome shotgun sequence genome:
- the LOC123168642 gene encoding acyl-[acyl-carrier-protein] desaturase 7, chloroplastic yields the protein MATAAAAVKMSPRSTGYPSLCKPSNTGCYCKPPAAAPMNTLRCRSAVSSRGGPTAGRREEEEEWRRYLAPERLEVLAQLEPWAEANMLPLLKPADEAWQPADMLPDAAALGADGFHAACLELRARAEGVPDAQLVCLVGNMVTEEALPTYQSMSNRFEGTRDATGADGTAWARWVRGWSAEENRHGDVLSRYMYLSGRLDMRQVERTVHRLISSGMAMHAPASPYHGFIYVAFQERATSISHGNTARQVRAHGDAALARICGAIAADEKRHEAAYTRVVAKLFEVDPDAAVRAMAYMMRRRITMPAALMDDGRDADLFAHYAAAAQQAGVYTASDYRGILEHLIRQWRVEELSAGLSGEGRRARDYVCALREKIRRMEERAHDRVRKEPTPVPFSWIFDRPVSVVLH from the exons atggcgacggcggcggcagcagtGAAAATGTCGCCTAGGTCGACCGGATACCCTTCGTTGTGCAAACCAAGCAACACCGGCTGCTACTGCAAGCCACCGGCAGCGGCTCCGATGAACACCTT GAGGTGTAGGAGCGCCGTGAGCAGCAGAGGAGGTCCGACGGCCGgacggcgggaggaggaggaggaatggagGAGGTACCTTGCGCCGGAGAGGCTGGAGGTGCTGGCGCAGCTGGAGCCGTGGGCGGAGGCGAACATGCTGCCGCTGCTCAAGCCGGCGGACGAGGCGTGGCAGCCGGCGGACATGCTCCCGGACGCGGCGGCGCTGGGCGCGGACGGCTTCCACGCGGCGTGCCTCGAGCTCCGCGCCAGGGCGGAGGGCGTGCCGGACGCGCAGCTGGTGTGCCTGGTGGGGAACATGGTCACGGAGGAGGCGCTCCCGACGTACCAGAGCATGTCCAACCGCTTCGAGGGCACCCGCGACGCCACCGGCGCCGACGGCACCGCCTGGGCGCGCTGGGTCCGCGGCTGGTCCGCCGAGGAGAACCGCCACGGCGACGTGCTCAGCCGCTACATGTACCTCTCCGGCCGCCTCGACATGCGCCAGGTGGAGCGCACCGTGCACCGCCTCATCAGTTCCGGCATGGCCATGCACGCGCCGGCGAGCCCCTACCACGGCTTCATCTACGTCGCCTTCCAGGAGCGCGCCACCTCCATCTCCCACGGCAACACGGCGCGTCAGGTCCGCGCGCACGGCGACGCCGCGCTCGCGCGCATCTGCGGCGCCATCGCCGCCGACGAGAAACGGCACGAGGCGGCCTACACCCGCGTCGTGGCGAAGCTCTTCGAGGTGGACCCGGACGCCGCCGTGCGCGCCATGGCGTACATGATGCGGCGCCGCATCACCATGCCGGCCGCGCTCATGGACGACGGCCGCGACGCCGACCTCTTCGCGCACTacgccgccgccgcgcagcaggcCGGGGTGTACACCGCGTCGGACTACCGCGGCATCCTGGAGCACCTCATACGCCAGTGGCGGGTGGAGGAGCTGTCGGCGGGGCTGTCCGGCGAGGGGAGGCGCGCGCGGGACTACGTCTGCGCGTTGCGGGAGAAGATCCGGAGGATGGAGGAGAGGGCCCATGACAGGGTGCGAAAGGAGCCCACCCCGGTCCCGTTTAGCTGGATCTTTGATAGGCCTGTCAGCGTCGTGCTCCATTGA